ggccCTTCCCGCCCCCCGGCGTCCCGCCCGCACCCCTGCCCTACACCACCGTACGTACCCCCACCCCGACGGGTCACCCGTCATCCCCCCAACCCCGGGTTCGTGGGGTCCCAAGCAGCGCCTCGAGCGATGCTGGAGCAccacagccctgggggacacACGGCGGGGGTTGTGCAGCTCTAACCCCCGCTCCGTGTCGCAGTACGACGGGCAACCGAGCACGGGGCCATCGCCCGCCGGCCAcgggcagcccctgcccaagGACTACATGGTGGAGTCGGTGCTGGTGACCATCTTCTGCTGCCTCCTGACCGGCGTCATCGCCCTCGTCTACTCCTACGAGGTAGGGACGGTGCGGTCCTGGTTCACACCGAACCCACCTCGACCCCCCTCCCGGTGCCGCGGGTCTCCTCTaacctctccccttctccccccgcgCCAGACCCGGGCTGCGATCGGCCGCGGGGACATGGCCCAGGCAAACGTGTCATCCAAAAAGGCCCAGTCACTGGTgctcttcagcctcctcttcgGGTTGTTTGCCTCCATCAGCTGGGTCATCTATGTCCTGGTGGCCCTGTACCTATGACAGGgactcccagccccagggacactGTGCTGGGGGCTCCTGGTGGCTCACCACGGCCAGGGGGACATGGGCAGGCTGCAGCCCCCGTGTGGCATCACCAGGGCTGCTGCGGGAAACAGGTGACCACACCACGAAGTGTTCTCGGGGCTGAGGGGCAGCATCCGTCCTTCCTGGCGGGATGAGGAATCGCTCCAGAGCCGTACGTGCCTTTGCCCACCGGCTCTCAGCCCCACGAACTGCAGCACGGGCAGGATGAACCCAAACCGAAGCGATGGTGGTGCCGGTCCCATGCCCTGCTGGAGCCGGCTCTGGACATGGAGCCGCgtgggagcagcagcaccacGTACGGCACCCGGCTCTGCTGCGGGGTGTTGAATCCCGTTGGCACGAACTGTCACTGCAAAGGGGACGGTGTCGCAGGGGGAGCATCCTGCAGTCGGGGCTGGAGACGGAGCAAGCGCCCGAGGCAGAACGGGGAGGCCGAGGCGTGCAGAGCTCCAGGCCTGCAAGACGCCAGTAATAAATAATGTGAGAAAATATAAAACCACTCATTTAGCTTCTACGGTAATTttgcacacacaaatacacacacatgcTGTATCGCCACCTTCTTGCTGCTTCCAGATTGAAATAAAATACAGGCGTAGCCAAAGCTCCTGTTTTCTGTGCACACCAAAGACCTTCTTCCAAACCCCGCCTCCATGTGGCTTTTGTCCACCACAAAATTCAGGGCAAGTTCTCCTAGAATCGGTCAAATCAGGGTTTCCCGCCCCAGCAGGCAGGTGCCAGGGCTCCAGGAgaccctggggaaggggagcccaCAGCCGAAGGGGAGGCAGCGGCCCCAGGAGTGGGGGTGCCCCACTGAGCTGCTGCGGGGAAGGGGAGGACGAGCCCCTGGGTCTCTGAGCCGAGCGGGGATGCGGATGTGCCCCGTGTGAGGACTGCCCTCCTGTCGGCCTCCCAGGGGGCCGTGACACCCCACAACGCCGGGGCAGGGGGACGCGGCACCGCGGTGCAGCCCCAGCGAGGGAGCGTGTGCTCGGTCCGTGTCTGGGCATCCTCCTCCCGAGCTGGCCCACGCCGATTATTTCCAGAGGAATTTTGAACCCCGTCCAGGACTGAAATAGTGCAGGAGCGTGCTCAGCCGCCCAGGCCACCGCAGGGGCTATTTATAGCCCTTGGCCACCCGGCCCTCGGCCGCTGCACGGGCTGGGCTGTGGCCGGGCACGAGCCTGCCAATGTGGGCTTTGGGGAGCGGAAGCCCCCCGAGATGGGGGACGCGGGTGCCCGGAGGAAGGTGACAGGAGCAGGCATCCCTCCCCCCGGCCAGTGCAGGGCTTGTACTGGGGCGAGACCATCTCGCTGGGAGGCGAGGAAGAGGTTtataggggaaaaataaaagggagaaggGCCACGGGCAGAGGAAAACCCCGAGGGGCACATGAGAAAACACGAGGCCACACCAGCGCCAGAAGCGGATTCGATTGTCACTTTAATCCACAGACTGCTGCATGCACTGTAAACAGGATGATCAGGCGGGTTTGTTATTGGCGTTTATTTGTCTTCAATATAAAAGTTACAGGTCTGAAATGTTCGCAGGAAGATGCCACCATCAGGACCGGGTTAGTGGTAAATACGTAACACAACCGCACGGCTGGGGGGGAGGcctgggagcggggcagggggctgg
The genomic region above belongs to Rissa tridactyla isolate bRisTri1 chromosome 14, bRisTri1.patW.cur.20221130, whole genome shotgun sequence and contains:
- the PRRT1B gene encoding proline rich transmembrane protein 1B; translation: MAGHAAAGPAAQGAERGLPAAGTPRQRGDGPVVVAAVTNVAFEGDPPPYSPPDPKSVHLLYPPFPAGFSQQVPVIYQPGPGQGPFPPPGVPPAPLPYTTYDGQPSTGPSPAGHGQPLPKDYMVESVLVTIFCCLLTGVIALVYSYETRAAIGRGDMAQANVSSKKAQSLVLFSLLFGLFASISWVIYVLVALYL